In Candidatus Krumholzibacteriia bacterium, one DNA window encodes the following:
- a CDS encoding rhodanese-like domain-containing protein, which produces MELQEPAPVAVPREVGEIPGAKQTTLGLYVTAAEAYGRWKADPEHATVIDVRTPEEYMFVGHAAMAWNIPYLFQSYDWDSAKEHFAMQPNAAFVTSVKAIANPADTLFVMCRSGARSARAVNALAEAGFTNVYSVVDGMEGDAVKDPASPSHGKRVLNGWKNAGLPWTYEIDPARMRLNH; this is translated from the coding sequence GTGGCTGTGCCTCGTGAAGTGGGGGAGATCCCGGGCGCCAAGCAGACGACGCTGGGTCTGTACGTGACCGCCGCCGAGGCGTACGGCCGCTGGAAGGCCGATCCGGAGCACGCGACGGTCATCGACGTGCGCACACCGGAGGAATACATGTTCGTCGGGCACGCCGCGATGGCGTGGAACATCCCATATCTGTTTCAGAGCTACGATTGGGACAGCGCAAAGGAACACTTCGCCATGCAACCCAACGCCGCGTTCGTCACCAGTGTGAAAGCCATCGCAAACCCCGCCGACACCCTCTTCGTCATGTGCCGGTCGGGGGCTCGGAGCGCGCGCGCGGTGAACGCGCTGGCGGAAGCCGGGTTCACGAATGTCTATTCCGTCGTCGACGGGATGGAAGGGGATGCGGTCAAGGATCCCGCGAGTCCGTCTCACGGAAAGCGCGTGCTGAATGGATGGAAGAACGCCGGTCTGCCGTGGACGTATGAGATAGACCCGGCCCGCATGCGGCTGAACCACTGA